A region from the Triticum aestivum cultivar Chinese Spring chromosome 3D, IWGSC CS RefSeq v2.1, whole genome shotgun sequence genome encodes:
- the LOC123075089 gene encoding uncharacterized protein codes for MIATRPGLVHAAGQDLNSMTVAQRYALMKANVDGLKPLQVVGLRPPRPQVAWEFNLADPHDQKALDYLANRGVDLDMLGALLMASGLIGAGHGQPAGLRRCHDGGRLPGHAGGAGPHRR; via the coding sequence ATGATTGCAACGAGGCCGGGACTCGTCCACGCCGCCGGCCAGGACCTCAACAGCATGACGGTGGCGCAGCGCTATGCACTCATGAAGGCCAACGTCGACGGCCTCAAGCCGCTCCAGGTCGTCGGTCTGCGACCACCAAGGCCGCAGGTCGCCTGGGAGTTCAACCTCGCCGACCCGCACGACCAAAAGGCCCTCGACTACCTTGCCAACCGCGGCGTCGACCTCGACATGCTCGGCGCGCTGCTCATGGCCTCCGGCCTCATCGGCGCTGGACACGGGCAGCCAGCAGGTCTACGACGTTGCCACGATGGCGGCCGGCTGCCCGGGCATGCTGGTggggctggaccgcatcgccgctaG